The following proteins come from a genomic window of Methanoculleus caldifontis:
- a CDS encoding AIR synthase-related protein, whose product MDVEEISRRHLAAGTPDDEIVRLLAEDILEVKHHRVSPAYAGAFARAVLAEARNSTDLSGDLFAFEPSGSTMGEFGVGSRGSGDFFAHRQLARIIGRTDAAVGVDEMDDAGAVRAGGDYIITTVDGMHSRLSDFPFLAGFHVTRATLRDVYVMGAKPVALLSDIHVADDGDVAKIFDYTAGVSAVGEAMGVPLVTGSTLRIGGDMVLGSRMTGCVGAVGVANHLTARKQIAPGDVLLMTEGAGGGTIATAAIYSGFPDVVEETINLHFLKACEALLASSVLNGIHAMTDVTNGGLRGDAYEMAETANCRIVVVEDDLRTLVQPKVLEMLDNLRIDYLGVSLDALLVVAPPELAPEICRVVGSAGVAMKEVGYVEKGAPESVLSVDGEIQDFTPRFRESAYTPVKKVVDEDKRDFEEMKVGVERAAEAALAKKLRILSRLRSS is encoded by the coding sequence ATGGATGTAGAAGAGATCAGCCGCCGGCACCTCGCCGCCGGCACTCCCGACGACGAGATCGTGCGCCTTCTCGCAGAAGATATCCTTGAAGTCAAGCATCACCGCGTCTCACCCGCCTATGCCGGGGCCTTCGCCCGGGCGGTCCTTGCCGAAGCCAGGAACTCGACCGATCTTTCCGGCGACCTCTTCGCCTTCGAGCCCTCCGGCTCGACGATGGGTGAGTTCGGCGTCGGGTCGAGGGGCTCGGGGGACTTCTTCGCCCACCGGCAGCTCGCCCGGATCATCGGCCGGACGGATGCCGCGGTCGGCGTCGACGAGATGGACGACGCCGGCGCCGTCCGTGCCGGAGGCGACTACATCATCACCACCGTCGACGGGATGCACTCCCGCCTCTCCGACTTTCCCTTCCTCGCCGGGTTCCACGTCACCCGGGCGACGCTCCGCGACGTCTACGTGATGGGCGCAAAGCCCGTCGCCCTCCTCTCCGATATCCACGTCGCCGACGACGGCGACGTCGCGAAGATCTTCGACTACACCGCAGGCGTCTCCGCCGTCGGGGAGGCGATGGGCGTCCCGCTCGTCACCGGCTCCACCCTCCGAATCGGCGGGGACATGGTCCTCGGCTCCCGGATGACCGGCTGCGTCGGCGCCGTCGGGGTCGCAAACCACCTCACCGCCCGAAAACAGATCGCCCCCGGCGACGTCCTCCTCATGACCGAGGGGGCCGGCGGCGGGACGATCGCCACCGCCGCGATCTACTCCGGGTTCCCCGACGTCGTCGAGGAGACGATCAACCTCCACTTCCTCAAAGCTTGCGAGGCGCTCCTTGCGAGCAGTGTCCTCAATGGCATCCACGCCATGACCGACGTCACGAACGGCGGCCTCCGGGGCGACGCCTACGAGATGGCCGAGACCGCCAATTGCCGGATCGTCGTCGTCGAGGACGACCTCCGCACGCTCGTCCAGCCGAAGGTGCTCGAGATGCTCGACAACCTCCGGATCGACTACCTCGGCGTCTCCCTCGACGCCCTTCTCGTCGTCGCGCCGCCCGAGCTCGCGCCCGAGATCTGCCGGGTCGTCGGTTCCGCGGGCGTCGCGATGAAAGAGGTCGGCTACGTCGAGAAAGGAGCGCCCGAATCGGTCCTCTCGGTCGACGGGGAGATCCAGGACTTCACCCCCCGGTTCAGGGAGTCCGCCTACA
- a CDS encoding type II toxin-antitoxin system RelE family toxin, which yields MTYTVTYTARARRDLQSLLPEVARRIIRSVAGIRENPYRHVRKLAGFSRTPVYRLRVGQYRVVLTIEDERLLILVLEAGNQSSIYR from the coding sequence ATGACCTACACGGTCACCTACACCGCCCGGGCCCGGCGGGACCTCCAGAGTCTCCTGCCGGAGGTGGCCCGCCGGATTATCCGTTCGGTCGCCGGGATCCGGGAGAACCCCTACCGGCATGTCCGGAAACTGGCCGGGTTTTCCAGGACTCCCGTCTACCGGCTCCGGGTGGGCCAGTACCGGGTTGTGCTCACGATCGAGGATGAGCGCCTCCTGATTCTGGTACTGGAGGCGGGAAACCAAAGCAGCATCTATCGGTAG
- a CDS encoding zinc ribbon domain-containing protein, producing MERGNIRTCQSCGMPMSTREHFGTEADGSPSKDYCTYCYQNGAFTAPDITLEAMAKIGGGMMSQMYAIPIEKAESFTKEHLACLKRWAGREIPVCESCGMPLARDDDAGSEADGSPSEAYCAYCYRDGAFTEPDLTREQAVVKYAPMMAENLGMPLDKAQEMVGYYLSTLPRWR from the coding sequence ATGGAGAGAGGCAATATACGGACGTGCCAGAGCTGCGGGATGCCGATGAGTACACGGGAGCACTTCGGGACGGAGGCGGACGGGTCGCCCTCGAAGGACTACTGCACCTACTGTTATCAGAATGGGGCGTTCACCGCGCCCGATATCACCCTCGAGGCGATGGCGAAGATCGGCGGGGGGATGATGTCGCAGATGTACGCTATCCCTATCGAGAAGGCGGAGAGCTTCACGAAGGAGCATCTCGCGTGCCTGAAGCGGTGGGCCGGAAGGGAGATCCCGGTCTGCGAGAGCTGCGGGATGCCGCTTGCCCGCGATGACGATGCCGGGTCTGAGGCGGACGGGTCGCCCTCAGAGGCCTACTGCGCCTACTGCTATCGTGACGGGGCATTCACCGAGCCGGATCTAACGCGGGAGCAGGCGGTGGTGAAGTACGCGCCGATGATGGCCGAAAACCTCGGCATGCCCCTCGATAAGGCGCAGGAGATGGTGGGCTACTACCTCTCGACGCTGCCGCGGTGGCGGTAG
- a CDS encoding archaellin/type IV pilin N-terminal domain-containing protein: protein MEPLALDDRAFTGLEAAMVFIAFIVVASVFAYVALGAGFFTTQKTEQTVYSAVKQVGAVVQIAEPVMVQASTDGRHIRYIIVMVRGPQGGADINMERIVVTVSTADSIQTYTGAARWHPIGGSGGGGRPVFWQVQIPLFQADDPTLPGDLLIAHNQRFFVEVKPSDAVSFTMERRAPAGMSSGSWYDV from the coding sequence ATGGAGCCGCTTGCATTAGACGACAGAGCGTTCACTGGCCTAGAGGCAGCGATGGTCTTCATTGCCTTTATCGTCGTAGCCTCCGTCTTCGCGTACGTGGCGCTCGGTGCCGGCTTCTTCACGACCCAGAAGACGGAGCAGACTGTTTACTCAGCGGTAAAACAGGTCGGCGCCGTTGTCCAGATCGCCGAGCCGGTTATGGTGCAGGCAAGTACCGACGGTCGGCATATACGGTATATCATTGTCATGGTGAGGGGTCCCCAGGGCGGCGCTGACATCAATATGGAGCGGATTGTCGTCACCGTATCGACCGCTGATTCGATACAGACATACACGGGAGCGGCCCGGTGGCATCCGATAGGCGGCAGTGGAGGAGGCGGGAGACCGGTTTTCTGGCAGGTACAGATCCCGTTGTTCCAAGCGGATGACCCCACGCTTCCGGGGGATCTGCTCATCGCTCATAACCAGAGGTTTTTTGTTGAGGTGAAGCCCTCTGATGCGGTTTCATTCACAATGGAGCGCAGAGCGCCAGCGGGGATGAGTTCGGGTAGCTGGTATGATGTGTAG
- a CDS encoding nucleotidyltransferase family protein, translated as MGLHVELLERREEILAVAARHGARAVRVFGSVARGEETPASDLDLLVEFEPGRSLLDQIALAQDLEDLLGREVDVVTEKGLHWYIRDASLRDAVPL; from the coding sequence TTGGGCCTGCATGTCGAACTGCTTGAAAGGAGGGAGGAGATCCTCGCGGTCGCGGCGAGACACGGCGCACGAGCGGTCAGGGTCTTTGGATCGGTCGCCCGGGGCGAGGAGACCCCGGCGAGCGACCTCGACCTCCTCGTCGAGTTCGAGCCGGGGAGGAGCCTCCTCGACCAGATCGCGCTCGCCCAGGACCTGGAGGACCTGCTCGGCCGCGAGGTCGACGTGGTGACCGAGAAGGGGCTGCACTGGTATATCAGGGACGCTTCTCTCCGTGATGCCGTGCCGCTGTGA
- the thiD gene encoding bifunctional hydroxymethylpyrimidine kinase/phosphomethylpyrimidine kinase, translating to MIAACSVAGSDSGGGAGIQADLKTFLALEVWGLTVVTAVTAQNTREVRGTWVLPPEAVRAQIAAVADDFSIGAWKTGMLGNAPVIRAVAETLPEGAALVIDPVMVSTSGHRLLAEDAVRDLVELLVPRAAVVTPNLPEAEALAGMSVATVEEMAEAGRRILDLGARAVVVKGGHLSGGAAIDLLVDRDGTASLSGERYPYAVHGSGCCFSAALAAHLARGMPARRAFAAARAFIDEAIREAAGGPGPLRIVNPGGAFVRRPGNNLP from the coding sequence ATGATCGCGGCATGTTCGGTCGCCGGTTCCGACTCCGGCGGGGGGGCGGGCATCCAGGCGGACTTGAAGACGTTTCTGGCGCTCGAGGTCTGGGGGCTGACGGTCGTGACGGCGGTGACGGCCCAGAACACCCGCGAGGTGCGGGGGACCTGGGTGCTCCCTCCCGAGGCGGTGCGGGCCCAGATTGCGGCGGTCGCCGACGACTTCTCCATCGGGGCGTGGAAGACGGGGATGCTCGGCAACGCCCCGGTCATCCGGGCGGTCGCGGAGACCCTGCCGGAGGGGGCTGCCCTCGTGATCGACCCGGTGATGGTCTCGACCTCAGGCCACCGGCTCCTCGCGGAGGATGCGGTCAGGGATCTCGTGGAACTCCTCGTCCCGCGGGCGGCCGTCGTCACTCCGAACCTCCCGGAGGCGGAGGCGCTTGCCGGGATGAGCGTCGCGACCGTCGAGGAGATGGCCGAGGCGGGCCGGCGGATCCTCGATCTCGGCGCCCGGGCCGTGGTGGTGAAGGGGGGGCATCTCTCCGGCGGCGCGGCAATCGACCTCCTCGTCGACCGGGACGGGACGGCGAGTCTCTCCGGCGAGCGTTACCCCTATGCCGTGCATGGGTCGGGGTGCTGCTTCTCCGCGGCGCTCGCGGCGCACCTCGCCCGGGGGATGCCTGCGCGCCGGGCCTTCGCCGCGGCCCGGGCGTTCATCGATGAGGCCATCCGGGAAGCGGCGGGAGGGCCGGGGCCGCTCCGGATCGTCAACCCCGGGGGAGCATTCGTTCGCCGGCCTGGAAACAATTTGCCCTGA
- a CDS encoding DUF7557 family protein — protein sequence MSATTVWITPANKDRLEGLKRHPKESYNDVISRLLDMAVDDEPLSEEAIRGIEEALEDIREGRLYSEDDIQKEFGVEE from the coding sequence ATGTCCGCCACTACCGTCTGGATCACGCCGGCGAACAAAGACCGCCTGGAGGGTCTTAAACGGCACCCCAAGGAGTCCTATAACGACGTTATCAGCCGCCTGCTCGACATGGCCGTCGATGACGAGCCCCTCTCGGAGGAGGCTATCCGGGGTATCGAGGAGGCCCTGGAGGACATCAGGGAGGGTCGGCTCTACTCCGAGGACGATATCCAAAAGGAGTTTGGTGTGGAGGAATGA
- a CDS encoding Lrp/AsnC family transcriptional regulator: MDEIDDAILRELQRDGRMSMAELGSMLGIAPSTVFKRIEKLKNAGILERFTIVINQKCFEHTLVAFLNVRVHPDGKPEVEEFMQDLPCILELYEVLEPGDFFVKVRVQNISELKRSVLIPLSGLRGVKDIQTIISVRKVKEQT; the protein is encoded by the coding sequence ATGGACGAGATCGACGATGCGATTCTTCGGGAACTGCAACGGGACGGGCGGATGTCCATGGCAGAGCTCGGCTCAATGCTGGGCATCGCACCGTCAACGGTCTTTAAACGGATCGAGAAACTGAAGAACGCCGGTATCCTCGAACGATTTACGATCGTCATCAACCAGAAGTGCTTCGAGCACACGCTGGTCGCTTTCCTGAATGTCCGGGTCCATCCGGATGGGAAACCCGAGGTCGAGGAGTTCATGCAGGACCTCCCGTGCATCCTCGAGCTTTACGAGGTGCTGGAGCCCGGGGACTTCTTCGTCAAGGTCCGGGTGCAGAACATCTCCGAGCTGAAGCGGAGCGTGCTCATCCCCCTCTCCGGTCTTCGGGGAGTGAAGGACATTCAGACGATCATCTCGGTGAGGAAGGTCAAGGAACAGACATAG
- a CDS encoding type IV pilin N-terminal domain-containing protein — protein sequence MMKFRENEEAVSPVIGVILMVAITVILAAVIAAFVFGMTGNVQTTKTVAIGSALNSGDLALTVNGGADLPTLQQLTITIDGAVPTGTITCNNADVSEADGILTLGAGKKFQVGNTITIEGQNSGRLLVVGKWSDGAEQIILDRTY from the coding sequence ATGATGAAATTCAGAGAGAATGAAGAAGCAGTCTCACCGGTGATCGGCGTTATCCTCATGGTCGCCATCACGGTGATCCTCGCTGCGGTTATCGCGGCGTTTGTGTTTGGGATGACCGGGAACGTGCAGACGACGAAGACAGTGGCTATCGGCTCGGCACTTAACAGCGGCGATTTAGCCCTCACTGTCAACGGAGGTGCAGATCTGCCCACTCTTCAACAGCTGACAATTACAATAGACGGAGCGGTACCTACCGGCACTATTACCTGTAATAACGCTGATGTCAGCGAAGCAGATGGAATACTTACGCTTGGAGCAGGCAAGAAATTCCAGGTTGGAAACACGATCACAATCGAAGGACAGAACTCTGGAAGACTCCTTGTCGTTGGCAAGTGGAGCGACGGTGCTGAGCAGATTATCCTTGACCGCACCTATTAA